A DNA window from Drosophila pseudoobscura strain MV-25-SWS-2005 chromosome 2, UCI_Dpse_MV25, whole genome shotgun sequence contains the following coding sequences:
- the LOC6896827 gene encoding protein FMC1 homolog, which produces MSATKVLRSLLHELRQASPNGCIKDSLAARYILAQYKKYETTDQQLCKARNEAVFLGQTYLTYLSSLRNYNELYKEYHGRGERSVKETADVVGFKLPTDPK; this is translated from the coding sequence ATGTCGGCCACCAAAGTGCTGCGCTCGCTGCTGCACGAGCTCCGCCAGGCGTCGCCAAATGGCTGCATTAAGGACTCCTTGGCCGCCCGCTACATACTGGCGCAGTACAAAAAGTATGAGACAACCGACCAGCAGCTGTGCAAGGCCCGCAACGAGGCAGTCTTCTTAGGCCAAACATATCTCACCTACTTGAGTAGTCTGCGCAACTATAACGAGCTGTACAAGGAGTACCATGGACGTGGAGAGCGGTCCGTGAAGGAAACAGCCGATGTGGTCGGCTTCAAGTTGCCCACGGATCCCAAGTGA
- the RpL34b gene encoding 60S ribosomal protein L34 isoform X1 — translation MVQRLTLRRRLSYNTRSNKRRIVRTPGGRLVYQYVKKNKTVPRCGQCKEKLKGITPSRPSERPRMSKRLKTVARTYGGVLCHGCLRERIVRAFLIEEQKIVKALKSQREALVKPVKAPKVEQKKKPTGKPTKPGAGKAGAKSTGPKGAAGAKGAAGKKPGQKPAAGKPRK, via the exons atggTCCAACGTCTGACGCTAAGAAGACGCCTGTCGTACAACACACGCTCCAACAAGAGGCGCAT TGTGCGCACTCCTGGCGGTCGCCTGGTGTACCAGTATGTCAAGAAGAACAAGACTGTGCCCCGTTGCGGCCAATGCAAGGAGAAGCTTAAGGGCATCACCCCCTCCCGCCCCAGCGAGCGCCCACGCATGTCCAAGCGCCTGAAGACCGTCGCCCGCACTTACGGAGGTGTTCTGTGCCACGGCTGCCTGCGCGAGCGCATCGTTCGTGCCTTCCTCATCGAGGAGCAGAAGATCGTCAAGGCCCTGAAGAGCCAGCGCGAGGCATTGGTGAAGCCGGTCAAGGCCCCCAAGGTtgagcagaagaagaagcccACTGGCAAGCCCACGAAGCCAGGAGCCGGCAAGGCCGGTGCGAAATCCACGGGCCCCAAGGGAGCCGCTGGCGCTAAGGGAGCTGCCGGCAAGAAGCCCGGACAGAAGCCTGCGGCTGGCAAGCCCAGGAAGTAA
- the RpL34b gene encoding 60S ribosomal protein L34 isoform X2 → MVQRLTLRRRLSYNTRSNKRRIVRTPGGRLVYQYVKKNKTVPRCGQCKEKLKGITPSRPSERPRMSKRLKTVARTYGGVLCHGCLRERIVRAFLIEEQKIVKALKSQREALVKPVKAPKVEQKKKPTGKPTKPGAGKAGAKSTGPKGAAGAKGAAGKKPGQKPAAGKPRK, encoded by the exons atggTCCAACGTCTGACGCTAAGAAGACGCCTGTCGTACAACACACGCTCCAACAAGAGGCGCAT TGTGCGCACTCCTGGCGGTCGCCTGGTGTACCAGTATGTCAAGAAGAACAAGACTGTGCCCCGTTGCGGCCAATGCAAGGAGAAGCTTAAGGGCATCACCCCCTCCCGCCCCAGCGAGCGCCCACGCATGTCCAAGCGCCTGAAGACCGTCGCCCGCACTTACGGAGGTGTTCTGTGCCACGGCTGCCTGCGCGAGCGCATCGTTCGTGCCTTCCTCATCGAGGAGCAGAAGATCGTCAAGGCCCTGAAGAGCCAGCGCGAGGCATTGGTGAAGCCGGTCAAGGCCCCCAAGGTtgagcagaagaagaagcccACTGGCAAGCCCACGAAGCCAGGAGCCGGCAAGGCCGGTGCGAAATCCACGGGCCCCAAGGGAGCCGCTGGCGCTAAGGGAGCTGCCGGCAAGAAGCCCGGACAGAAGCCTGCGGCTGGCAAGCCCAG GAAGTAA
- the LOC6896828 gene encoding uncharacterized protein: protein MQKTWRMPLHKRKIWKKTSMLGRLVYYMQPLVDHLQDFWLQPWLVPFPTMLKVVYTCVLVFVILLPILFPLFVVLVYYGIFQYVSEQHSWFHFGENWDLLGSLVYLWNFEVTNNKYKIYVNMCFDRYRVIITAISATVDYTRMALNFLCE, encoded by the coding sequence ATGCAAAAGACCTGGAGAATGCCGCTGCACAAGCGTAAAATATGGAAGAAGACCTCGATGCTGGGTCGCCTGGTGTACTATATGCAGCCTTTGGTGGATCATCTGCAGGATTTCTGGCTGCAGCCTTGGTTGGTTCCCTTCCCCACAATGCTGAAGGTCGTATATACCTGCGTCCTCGTTTTCGTCATTCTTCTGCCGATCCTTTTTCCACTATTTGTCGTGCTCGTCTACTATGGCATCTTCCAGTACGTGAGCGAGCAGCACTCTTGGTTCCACTTTGGTGAGAACTGGGATCTCCTCGGTTCTTTGGTATATCTTTGGAACTTTGAAGTGACCAACAACAAGTATAAGATCTACGTGAACATGTGCTTTGATCGGTATCGTGTGATCATAACAGCCATATCTGCGACAGTGGACTATACGCGCATGGCCCTGAATTTCCTctgtgaatga
- the Or85f gene encoding odorant receptor 85f — protein sequence MESVQRSYEDFPAMPSAVFRLMGYNVLDAPDETRSRRLLMWIYRWLCTCSHAVCVGFMIFRIFEVKTINSIPLIMRYVTLVTYVINSDTKHATAMQRESIRNLNKKLADLYPKTTKDRVYYRVNEHYWSRSFLAMICIYIGSSIMVVIGPILQSIFAYFTRHQFTYEHCYPYFIYDPNRHPVWVYIIIYATEWLHSTHMVISNVATDLWLLCFQVQICMHFSCMTRSLEEYQPDRTHDVDDNRFLAQMVNKHEYLVILQNDLNGIFGGSLLLSLITTSAVICTVSVYSLIQGLTLEGITYVFFIGTSVMQLFLVCNHGQQLLDLSEDIGHAAYNHNWHKASIAYKKYLLIIIIRAQKPVELSAMGYLPISRDTFKQLMSVTYRGLAMIRQMIE from the exons ATGGAATCCGTGCAACGCAGCTACGAAGACTTCCCCGCAATGCCCAGCGCCGTTTTTCGACTCATGGGCTACAATGTGTTGGACGCACCGGACGAGACGCGTTCGCGGAGGCTGTTAATGTGGATCTACCGCTGGCTGTGCACCTGCAGCCACGCCGTCTGCGTGGGATTTATGATTTTCCGCATTTTTGAGGTCAAAACCATAAACAGCATCCCGCTGATCATGCGCTACGTCACTTTGGTCACCTATGTCATCAATTCGGACACCAAGCACGCCACCGCCATGCAGCGAGAATCGATTCGAAATCTTAATAAGAAACTGGCCGACTTGTATCCGAAAACTACCAAGGATAGAGTATATTATAGGGTGAATGAACACTACTGGTCGCGATCATTTCTGGCCATGATTTGCATCTACATTGGGTCCTCCATTATGGTCGTCATTGGTCCCATTCTACAGTCGATTTTCGCCTATTTCACACGGCACCAGTTTACATATGAACATTGCTATCCATATTTCATATACGATCCCAATCGACACCCGGTCTGGGTCTATATCATCATCTATGCCACGGAGTGGCTTCACAGCACCCACATGGTGATCTCTAACGTAGCCACAGACCTCTGGCTGCTGTGCTTTCAGGTGCAGATCTGCATGCACTTTAGCTGCATGACTCGGTCCCTGGAGGAGTACCAACCAGATCGGACGCACGACGTAGATGATAATCGCTTCCTGGCGCAGATGGTGAACAAGCACGAATACCTGGTTAT ACTTCAGAACGATCTCAACGGTATCTTTGGTGGGTCGCTGTTGTTAAGCCTCATTACTACTTCGGCAGTTATCTGCACGGTTTCGGTGTATTCGCTTATACAGGGCCTAACCTTGGAGGGGATTACATATGTGTTTTTCATCGGCACTTCAGTCATGCAGCTGTTCTTGGTTTGTAATCACGGCCAGCAGCTTCTCGATTTG AGCGAAGACATTGGCCACGCCGCCTATAACCACAACTGGCACAAAGCCTCGATTGCCTACAAGAAGTATCTGCTGATTATCATTATCCGCGCCCAAAAGCCAGTCGAACTCAGCGCCATGGGGTATTTGCCGATCTCGCGGGACACCTTCAAGCAG CTAATGAGCGTGACTTACCGGGGTCTCGCCATGATACGTCAAATGATCGAATAG